Below is a genomic region from Methanolobus sediminis.
AAAATCAGAATATATCATGGCTTTCAATGCCTACTTCCATCCAGAATATCCTGCTATGTACTCTAAACTTGCTGAGAAGGGAATCGATATCTCACTTATTTTCACAGATTCTGTCTATGAGAGAATGCAACAGGATTTTGCAGAGGAGATATCAAAGTTCAATAGTTTTGAAACCACAGAACTGAGGGTTTCCAACGAAAAGTCCGGACTTGCAACCTTAGTAAGTACAGACCGTTTCCTGTTCCTTTGTTTCTTCAACGAACAGGGACAATACGACCACACCATACTCATGAGCTTTGACAGCAATGCACTTGAGTGGAGTAGGGAACTATTCGATTACTACAAAGATAAGTCAAAAGTAGTTGATAAAAACTGATTCTATTCTAGAATTCTGTCTTTTGATGACTTATAGCTGTTTAAAAAAGAAAAAGTGCCTGATAACTGAATATCAGGATTCAGTGTTACTCTTTTTATTTTTAGTCTTCTACAGGAACAGGTTCTGGTTCAAATATTCCATGCTCCCTGTGTACTGCACTAACAGCAGGCATTCTGTTCCTTCTCTCACGCTGGGAGTATATCCAGAGTGGGATAAAGAGACAGAGCATGGAGAATCCTACACCAGTTGTTGCCCATCCAAGTTCAAGACTGTTAAGGTAGATGATACCTATCAGGAAGAATGGTGTGTTCAGTATAGTAGTTGCCAGAGCAACACCCTTCCATCCTCTTGGAGCCTTGAAAGGTCTGTCCAGCTTTGAAAGTTCAGGGTCGTTCCTGACCTTTACATAGGTGTAAAGACTGATACCATTGGCACAGATGTAACCGATGGCAGAGGCTGCAAGGATAGCTGTTGGCGTTCCAAGAAGAATGAGACACATGTTGAAAGCTGCATCAGCTATCATTGCGTTCATTGGATGGCCGTGCTTGTTCAACTTACTCAAAAATACTGGCAGGTTGCCTTCAACTGACATTGAATATATGGAACGTGCAGATGAAAGGAAAGCTGTCTGGATAATGAGAAGCATTGCACCTATCAGCATTATAATTGAAATGGAAGCACCAATAGGACCAAGTGCCATGTTTGCCAGTGGAAGCATTGGTGAGATAGGTTCTGCAAGAACCCCGTCAACTCCAAGAGCACCGATTACGGATGTCTGTACGAGTACATAAAGAACAAGGCATATTGCTCCACAAACAAGAAGTGCCTTTGGAATATCGGAATTTGGCTTCTTGTATTCAGGGCCATAGATAGCAGCGGTTTCCCATGCAGCAGCACTCCATTCAGCCATTGCAAGAAGTCCGAGAAGGATCAGGATGTGTTCCCAGTCCCAGCTCCAGTCTGTTGGGAACCATGAACTTGTGATGTTTGACATCTGGAAATCGCCTGTGAAGAATGGTGCAATAGTGATTACCAGAAGAGGCACCAGGGAAATAGCAGCTAAGATCATTCCAGCGGCTGCTCCGTTCTTGAGTCCCTTTGAATTAATGATCGCAAGGGTACCGAAAATGAAACCTCCTACTACAAGTGCCATAAGTGTTGAGTTTATTCCTGCAATTGCAGGGACCATTCCCTGAAGATAATCTGAGATCAGAATTGCATAGATAGCAAGGACAGGACTCCAGCCGAACCAGTAGCTCCAGGCACTGAAACCGCCTATGAACTTACCTAATTTGAACTTTCCTTTGTTGTTCTTGTCCTTATCTGAACCAAAGACAGTTTGGGTATAACCTGGAAGACCCGAAGCTTTTGGGAAGACAGTTGCAAGTTCTCCGAACGCGAAATTCTGCAAAAATCCAAGAAGAACCGTTGCTCCCCAGATAACTATTGCAAAAGACCACACGTAACTTGTAAGATATCCGATGGAAGGAAGGATAAGCAAAGGAACACCAAGTGCTATTGCAAGACCCTGTTTCCAGTCAATTGACCTCTCAAGTTCCTGTGGGTCACATATATTCTTAGCACACTGGGCACCGTGTTCCCAGTCTATTCCCGGGGATGAATCTGTTTTGTTGCTCATGCACACACCCCGGGATACTCCGCACCTGTGTTGCATAAGAAGGGCATACCCATCGGGTTGCCGTTTTCAAACTATATTCCATTTACAAGACAATTCTCAAGGACATCATAGTCCATGAATTCCTTCATAGTTGTTTCTTTGCTCATAATTCTACCTCAGAATCTATGATTGTATAA
It encodes:
- a CDS encoding APC family permease, whose product is MSNKTDSSPGIDWEHGAQCAKNICDPQELERSIDWKQGLAIALGVPLLILPSIGYLTSYVWSFAIVIWGATVLLGFLQNFAFGELATVFPKASGLPGYTQTVFGSDKDKNNKGKFKLGKFIGGFSAWSYWFGWSPVLAIYAILISDYLQGMVPAIAGINSTLMALVVGGFIFGTLAIINSKGLKNGAAAGMILAAISLVPLLVITIAPFFTGDFQMSNITSSWFPTDWSWDWEHILILLGLLAMAEWSAAAWETAAIYGPEYKKPNSDIPKALLVCGAICLVLYVLVQTSVIGALGVDGVLAEPISPMLPLANMALGPIGASISIIMLIGAMLLIIQTAFLSSARSIYSMSVEGNLPVFLSKLNKHGHPMNAMIADAAFNMCLILLGTPTAILAASAIGYICANGISLYTYVKVRNDPELSKLDRPFKAPRGWKGVALATTILNTPFFLIGIIYLNSLELGWATTGVGFSMLCLFIPLWIYSQRERRNRMPAVSAVHREHGIFEPEPVPVED